The following are from one region of the Bacteroidota bacterium genome:
- the clpB gene encoding ATP-dependent chaperone ClpB: MQFQKFTIKSQEAVQTAQEIASSYSNQAIEPEHLLAVLVQDSEGVVVSVLHKIGTNLNYIKIKINEAIEKLPKITGAGAGNQYISSTLTQLFDFALKEAQQLKDDYVSTEHLLLGILESKQSTAAKILQSQGVTKEEIYKALKDIRGTQRVTDQTPEEKYQPLQRFGRDLNELAQKGKLDPVIGRDEEIRRVLQVLSRRTKNNPVLIGEPGVGKTAIAEGIATRIVQGDVPESLKSKRIVALDLGALVAGTSFRGQFEERLKAVLKEVTDSDGEIILFIDELHTLVGAGAAQGAVDAANMLKPALAKGDLHAIGATTIDEYRKHIEKDAALERRFQPVLIDEPNIEETISILRGLKERYEVHHGVRITDGALISAAELSHRYISDRFLPDKAIDLIDEAASKLRIEIDSLPEELDEVERKIKLLEIEREAIKRELIDYSNELKKGSIEERLNQVGKEISEINAKSLELKAHWQNEKDLIHSIRKMKEDIKNAKQEIEIRERDGDLARVAELKYGVINSIEKDLKATSGKLQEIQKGRKMLREEVDSEDIAQVVAKWTGIPVTRMVEGERKKLLHLEDRLHQRVVGQQEAVRAVSEAIRRSRAGLQDEKKPIGSFIFLGTTGVGKTELARALAEVLFNDENALIRIDMSEYMEKFSVSRLIGAPPGYVGYEEGGQLTEAVRRKPYSVVLLDEIEKAHPEVFDVLLQLLDDGRLTDSKGKTVNFKNTIIIMTSNIGTPLIQDNMHLLNSEKRDEIFSELKARLFDLLRQTIRPEFMNRIDDIILFKPLSIEDIRSIVDIQLKRLEAMMQKNGIKLIIGNEAKDWLAKLGYEPSYGARPLKRTIQKYIVNHLSEKILSNDVVAGDTVEVRLDKRGLIEFVKL, translated from the coding sequence ATGCAATTCCAAAAATTCACAATAAAATCGCAGGAAGCTGTTCAAACTGCACAGGAGATTGCTTCAAGTTACAGCAATCAAGCCATTGAGCCCGAACACTTATTAGCGGTGCTCGTTCAAGATTCGGAAGGCGTTGTTGTTTCTGTTCTTCATAAAATTGGTACTAACTTAAACTACATCAAAATAAAAATTAATGAAGCGATTGAGAAACTTCCAAAAATTACAGGAGCTGGAGCCGGCAACCAATATATAAGTTCAACTCTTACACAACTTTTTGATTTTGCTCTAAAAGAAGCTCAGCAATTAAAAGACGACTATGTAAGTACGGAACATTTACTTTTAGGAATTTTGGAATCGAAGCAATCAACCGCAGCTAAGATTTTACAAAGTCAAGGTGTTACAAAAGAAGAAATTTACAAAGCGCTAAAAGATATACGCGGAACACAGCGTGTAACCGACCAAACTCCTGAAGAAAAATACCAGCCATTGCAACGCTTTGGTCGCGATTTAAACGAGCTTGCACAAAAAGGAAAACTCGATCCTGTGATTGGAAGGGACGAAGAAATCCGACGTGTGCTGCAAGTGCTATCGCGGCGAACCAAAAATAATCCTGTTTTAATTGGTGAGCCCGGTGTAGGAAAAACCGCAATCGCTGAAGGAATTGCAACACGCATTGTGCAAGGCGATGTTCCCGAAAGTTTAAAGTCAAAAAGAATTGTGGCGTTGGACTTAGGGGCGCTTGTAGCGGGAACAAGTTTCCGCGGTCAGTTTGAAGAACGCCTGAAAGCTGTTTTAAAAGAAGTAACTGATTCGGACGGCGAAATTATATTATTTATCGATGAACTTCATACGCTTGTAGGTGCGGGGGCGGCGCAGGGCGCTGTTGATGCGGCTAATATGTTGAAGCCGGCATTAGCAAAAGGCGATTTGCACGCAATTGGCGCTACAACTATAGATGAGTATCGCAAGCATATCGAGAAAGATGCGGCTCTTGAACGGCGCTTCCAGCCTGTGCTGATCGATGAACCGAACATCGAAGAAACAATTTCGATTTTGCGCGGACTCAAAGAGCGGTATGAAGTTCATCACGGCGTCCGGATTACTGACGGTGCCTTGATAAGTGCTGCTGAGTTGAGCCACCGGTATATCAGCGACCGCTTTTTACCCGACAAAGCAATTGATTTGATTGATGAGGCAGCTTCAAAACTTCGTATCGAAATAGATTCGTTGCCGGAAGAACTCGATGAGGTAGAACGTAAAATTAAACTATTGGAAATCGAACGCGAAGCCATTAAACGGGAGTTGATTGATTATTCTAATGAGCTGAAAAAAGGAAGCATCGAAGAAAGACTCAATCAGGTAGGAAAAGAAATTTCTGAAATAAACGCGAAGAGTTTAGAATTAAAAGCCCATTGGCAGAACGAAAAAGACCTGATTCATTCGATTCGAAAGATGAAGGAAGATATAAAAAATGCCAAGCAGGAAATCGAGATACGTGAACGCGATGGCGACTTAGCACGAGTTGCCGAGTTAAAATACGGTGTGATAAATTCGATTGAAAAAGATTTGAAAGCTACTTCGGGAAAATTACAGGAAATTCAAAAAGGGAGAAAAATGCTTCGCGAAGAAGTTGATTCGGAAGATATTGCACAGGTAGTAGCGAAGTGGACAGGAATACCTGTTACTCGCATGGTTGAAGGCGAGCGAAAAAAGTTATTGCATTTAGAAGATCGTTTGCACCAAAGAGTTGTCGGACAGCAAGAAGCGGTGCGAGCAGTGAGTGAAGCAATCCGAAGGAGTAGGGCAGGTTTGCAGGACGAGAAGAAGCCCATCGGTTCGTTCATTTTTTTAGGAACAACAGGTGTTGGAAAAACAGAACTTGCACGCGCATTGGCAGAAGTTCTTTTCAACGACGAAAACGCACTTATCCGGATAGATATGAGTGAATATATGGAAAAATTTTCTGTATCCCGTTTAATCGGTGCACCGCCGGGATATGTCGGTTACGAGGAAGGTGGTCAGCTCACTGAGGCAGTTCGCCGCAAACCTTACTCAGTTGTTCTACTCGATGAAATTGAAAAAGCACATCCAGAAGTTTTCGATGTATTGCTGCAACTGCTTGATGACGGACGGCTTACTGACAGCAAAGGGAAGACAGTTAATTTCAAGAATACGATTATAATAATGACTTCAAATATCGGAACGCCGTTGATTCAAGATAATATGCACTTATTAAATAGCGAAAAGCGCGACGAGATATTCAGTGAGTTGAAAGCCCGATTATTTGATTTGTTGCGGCAAACAATACGACCTGAATTTATGAACCGTATCGATGATATTATACTTTTTAAACCACTTTCGATTGAAGACATCCGGAGTATTGTCGATATACAACTAAAGCGGCTCGAAGCGATGATGCAAAAAAATGGAATTAAACTGATTATCGGAAATGAAGCAAAAGATTGGCTCGCAAAGTTGGGTTATGAACCAAGTTATGGTGCACGACCATTAAAACGGACAATTCAGAAATATATCGTCAACCATCTTTCCGAAAAAATTTTATCCAACGATGTTGTTGCCGGCGATACAGTTGAAGTTCGGTTGGATAAACGCGGATTGATTGAGTTTGTGAAATTGTGA
- the ettA gene encoding energy-dependent translational throttle protein EttA, whose amino-acid sequence MTDNKIIFSMIGVGKVHKPNKQVLKDIYLSFFYGAKIGVLGLNGSGKSTLLRIVAGVDKDYLGEITAQKGITFGYLSQEPELDPNKTVKEIVEEGAQESVKLLKEFESVNAKFSEPDVDFDALLEKQAMLQEKIDHIGAWDIDSKLEQAMDALRCPPGETLVSVISGGERRRVALCRLLLQEPDVLLLDEPTNHLDAESVGWLEQHLSQYKGTVIAVTHDRYFLDNVAGWILELDRGEGIPFQGNYTSWLEQKKARLAVEEKQESKRQKVLQRELDWIRLNPKGRHAKSKARIAAYEKMFAENNTNRNEDIEIYIPPGPRLGDIVIRAENVVKAYGDIILYDDLNFSLPAGGIIGIIGPNGAGKTTLFRMITGPEKPDAGTIILGDTVKLAFVDQNRPLDPQKTIWQEISGGEDLIMLGNREVNSRAYVARFNFSGTDQQKPTGALSGGERNRVHLAKVLRAGANVLLLDEPTNDLDVNTLRALEEALLNFAGCAVIISHDRWFLDRVATHILAFEGDSNAIWFDGNYTEYEEHRKKILGIETDRPHRIKYKKMFRG is encoded by the coding sequence ATGACTGATAATAAAATAATTTTTTCGATGATCGGTGTTGGCAAGGTTCACAAACCGAACAAGCAAGTGTTGAAGGATATATATCTATCCTTCTTTTATGGTGCGAAGATCGGTGTGTTAGGCTTGAACGGTTCCGGTAAAAGTACGCTTCTTCGAATCGTCGCCGGTGTTGATAAAGATTATCTTGGAGAAATTACTGCTCAAAAAGGAATAACATTCGGTTACCTTTCACAGGAACCAGAGTTGGACCCCAATAAAACCGTGAAAGAAATTGTTGAAGAAGGAGCACAGGAGTCAGTCAAGTTATTGAAGGAATTCGAATCTGTCAATGCAAAGTTTTCAGAACCGGATGTTGATTTCGATGCGTTACTTGAAAAACAAGCGATGCTTCAGGAAAAAATCGATCATATCGGCGCTTGGGACATCGACAGCAAACTTGAGCAAGCGATGGATGCACTGCGATGCCCGCCGGGTGAAACTTTAGTTTCTGTTATTTCAGGGGGCGAGCGGCGACGTGTTGCATTATGCCGTCTCCTGCTTCAAGAACCTGATGTCTTGTTGCTTGACGAACCTACAAATCACCTTGACGCAGAATCGGTTGGATGGCTTGAGCAGCATCTCTCGCAGTATAAAGGAACTGTTATAGCCGTTACACACGATCGTTATTTTCTTGATAATGTTGCCGGATGGATTCTTGAACTTGACCGCGGCGAAGGGATTCCATTCCAAGGAAATTACACATCGTGGCTTGAACAAAAGAAGGCACGGTTAGCTGTTGAAGAAAAACAAGAATCTAAAAGACAAAAAGTATTGCAACGGGAATTGGATTGGATACGATTAAATCCCAAAGGTCGCCACGCAAAAAGCAAAGCACGGATTGCAGCTTACGAAAAAATGTTTGCTGAAAATAACACAAACCGGAATGAGGATATTGAAATTTATATTCCGCCGGGACCACGATTGGGGGACATCGTCATTCGTGCTGAAAATGTCGTCAAAGCGTACGGCGATATTATTCTTTATGATGACCTGAACTTCAGTTTGCCCGCAGGTGGCATTATCGGTATTATCGGCCCGAACGGTGCAGGTAAAACTACGCTATTTCGTATGATTACCGGACCGGAAAAACCTGATGCCGGCACAATCATACTTGGTGATACAGTTAAACTTGCGTTTGTCGATCAAAATCGTCCGCTCGATCCACAAAAAACAATTTGGCAGGAAATTTCCGGCGGCGAAGACTTGATAATGTTAGGTAACCGCGAAGTGAACTCTCGCGCGTATGTTGCACGATTCAACTTCAGCGGAACAGATCAGCAAAAACCGACAGGCGCACTTTCAGGCGGCGAGAGAAACCGTGTGCATCTTGCAAAAGTTTTACGTGCGGGTGCAAACGTTTTATTACTCGACGAACCAACTAACGATCTCGATGTGAACACACTTCGGGCACTTGAAGAGGCGCTATTGAACTTCGCCGGTTGTGCAGTAATTATTTCTCACGACCGTTGGTTCCTCGACCGAGTAGCAACACACATACTCGCCTTCGAGGGGGATAGCAATGCTATCTGGTTTGACGGTAACTACACTGAGTATGAAGAACACAGAAAGAAAATTTTAGGAATCGAAACCGACAGGCCTCACCGGATTAAGTATAAAAAAATGTTCCGAGGTTGA
- a CDS encoding response regulator: MKHTTILFVDDDPDIRRAVSDGLTEKGYKVITADGGLTALNLLETIIPNLIITDLRMEPMNGFDFYQTVKNNKKFQDIPCFFLTAISDPLAEKYSHDLGVDSYLIKPIDLDELDLVIRTKLKI; encoded by the coding sequence ATGAAACATACTACAATACTTTTTGTTGATGACGACCCCGATATTCGCCGGGCTGTATCCGATGGTTTAACTGAAAAAGGTTACAAAGTTATTACTGCCGATGGCGGTTTAACAGCCCTGAATTTACTTGAAACAATTATACCAAATTTAATTATCACCGATCTAAGAATGGAACCGATGAACGGTTTCGATTTTTATCAAACGGTTAAAAACAATAAGAAATTTCAAGATATTCCTTGCTTCTTCCTGACAGCGATTAGCGACCCACTCGCCGAAAAATACAGCCATGATTTAGGAGTTGACTCGTATCTAATTAAACCGATTGACCTTGATGAGTTGGACTTAGTAATCCGTACAAAATTAAAAATTTAG
- a CDS encoding BamA/TamA family outer membrane protein, which yields MFPFFKNVNMLIFFLLCCFFTQTIFPQQKHILLSENCKTDLQNNAKLKVGFVLSGGGARSLAQIGVLKVFEKYNIPINLIVGNSMGSIVGGLYSAGYSAADLESIVISTNWSEILSLTDETKRTELFIDQKQSKDRGFLIIRFNGLEPIIPSAVSGGQRVTNFLNKLALQALYHPQPSFDDLKIPFRAVAADVISGKRFIFKKGSLSEAMRASVGVPLMFYPLEKDSLALIDGGVVTNIPVDVAKDENCNVVLVVNSTSELINLEKHAAPWEVADQIITIMMQNSNQEQMALADIVLKPEIGNQLSSDFSDVKYLIKAGEEIAENNIQSILSLIDAKNTTNNHDEGLVFTNVLFHFAGDSIPEEIKKEIIESKNIGKVTQKELLEDINIISSLKIFQDVHVDIVDDSMFHHITYQTKYYPFVKKIIYSGNVKFENTEIDSTFSGLLGERFNTGKYNLAREQLLQKYRSKGLSLARIDSMKLDRENELLSFIINEGVIKQIQFIGNDHTAEYVLRREFPLKKEDAFQINAAERGISNLSSLGLFEYVLLEIQNDENRKPIVVVKVKERSTDIIKLGVNANDERGLIFNIDLRDANFRGHGEELGINFLVSSRIRVAEFEYKIRRIFHSYLTFNFKFYHNLQDIFTYQDELIPPSTDWKRVQFGEYRFIKYGGSLSFGTQLERLGNMMLEYRREIHEVTEIKRGGVYPEKYPISIFKVATAIDSKNRMPFPTEGMYLSIAYESAIKEFGSKFSFTKLTLTFENYYTLFSNHTFRPKLFFGVADATLPLTEQYSLGGMNSFFGLREYDSRGRQILLFSGEYRLRFPFKFIYDTFISFRYDMGMISSLPQEIKLVNMRHATGFQLGFDSPIGPVSAAVGRSFYLPAKIKSPLSKGPWLLYFSIGIDI from the coding sequence TTGTTTCCATTTTTTAAAAATGTAAACATGCTGATTTTCTTTCTTTTATGTTGCTTCTTCACTCAAACAATTTTCCCACAACAAAAACATATTTTACTTTCTGAAAATTGTAAAACCGATCTGCAAAACAATGCTAAATTGAAAGTCGGGTTTGTATTGAGCGGTGGCGGTGCACGAAGTTTGGCACAAATCGGTGTTCTCAAAGTTTTTGAAAAGTATAATATTCCTATCAACTTGATTGTCGGCAACAGTATGGGATCGATAGTCGGCGGGTTATACTCTGCCGGCTATTCTGCTGCTGATTTGGAAAGTATCGTCATCTCTACCAATTGGTCAGAAATCCTTTCGCTTACCGACGAAACGAAAAGAACCGAACTTTTTATCGATCAAAAGCAGTCAAAAGACAGGGGCTTCTTAATTATCCGGTTCAACGGACTCGAACCTATTATTCCATCTGCGGTTTCCGGTGGGCAAAGGGTTACAAATTTTTTGAACAAACTTGCTCTCCAAGCTCTTTATCATCCGCAACCGAGTTTTGACGATTTAAAAATCCCGTTTCGAGCTGTTGCCGCCGATGTAATATCGGGCAAGCGTTTCATTTTTAAAAAAGGTTCCCTCTCTGAAGCGATGCGTGCAAGCGTGGGTGTACCGTTGATGTTTTATCCGTTGGAAAAAGATTCACTGGCGTTGATAGACGGAGGAGTTGTTACTAATATTCCTGTTGATGTTGCAAAAGATGAGAACTGCAACGTTGTTCTCGTGGTGAACTCAACCAGCGAATTAATAAATTTAGAGAAACACGCCGCACCATGGGAGGTTGCCGATCAAATAATTACGATTATGATGCAAAACTCCAATCAGGAACAAATGGCGTTGGCTGATATAGTACTCAAACCGGAAATCGGAAATCAATTATCATCCGATTTTAGCGACGTAAAATATCTGATAAAAGCGGGAGAGGAAATAGCTGAAAATAATATCCAATCAATTCTATCTTTAATCGACGCAAAAAATACCACCAATAATCATGATGAAGGATTGGTATTCACTAACGTATTGTTCCATTTTGCGGGCGATTCAATACCGGAAGAAATTAAAAAAGAAATCATAGAGAGTAAAAACATCGGGAAAGTTACGCAAAAGGAATTATTGGAAGATATTAACATTATTTCTTCCTTAAAAATATTTCAAGATGTTCATGTCGATATTGTTGATGATTCTATGTTTCATCATATTACTTACCAAACAAAATATTATCCATTTGTAAAAAAAATAATATATTCCGGTAACGTAAAATTTGAAAACACGGAAATTGATTCCACCTTTTCCGGATTATTGGGCGAGCGTTTCAATACCGGGAAATATAATTTAGCCCGCGAACAACTTCTTCAAAAATATAGATCAAAAGGGTTAAGTCTCGCCCGAATTGATTCGATGAAATTAGACCGTGAAAATGAATTATTATCATTCATAATTAATGAAGGGGTTATTAAACAAATACAATTTATAGGTAATGATCATACGGCAGAATATGTTTTACGAAGGGAGTTCCCTCTTAAAAAGGAAGACGCATTTCAAATAAACGCAGCGGAACGGGGAATTTCTAATTTGAGCAGTCTTGGTTTGTTCGAGTATGTTTTACTGGAAATTCAAAACGATGAAAACCGTAAACCTATCGTTGTAGTTAAAGTGAAGGAAAGATCAACCGATATCATAAAATTGGGAGTAAATGCAAACGATGAACGCGGGTTAATTTTTAATATCGATTTACGTGATGCTAACTTTCGGGGGCACGGTGAAGAACTTGGGATTAATTTTTTAGTCAGTAGCCGCATCAGAGTTGCCGAATTTGAGTATAAAATAAGGAGAATTTTCCACAGTTATTTGACTTTTAATTTTAAATTTTATCATAATTTACAAGATATTTTTACATATCAGGACGAACTCATTCCTCCTTCAACAGATTGGAAACGTGTACAATTTGGTGAATATCGTTTTATCAAATACGGCGGTTCGCTGAGCTTCGGTACTCAACTCGAACGGCTCGGAAATATGATGTTAGAGTATAGGCGAGAGATACACGAAGTAACGGAAATCAAACGTGGGGGTGTTTATCCCGAAAAATATCCCATTTCAATATTCAAAGTTGCAACAGCCATAGATTCAAAAAATCGGATGCCATTTCCAACAGAAGGAATGTATCTTTCGATTGCTTATGAGTCGGCAATCAAAGAATTCGGAAGTAAATTTTCGTTTACAAAGTTAACATTGACGTTTGAAAATTACTATACTCTTTTTTCGAATCATACATTTCGACCAAAATTATTTTTTGGAGTAGCTGATGCGACTCTTCCGCTTACCGAACAGTATTCGTTGGGAGGAATGAATTCATTTTTTGGTTTGAGGGAGTACGACAGTCGCGGCAGACAAATTTTGCTTTTTAGCGGCGAGTATCGTCTCCGTTTTCCATTTAAATTTATTTACGATACATTCATTTCATTCAGGTATGATATGGGAATGATATCAAGTCTACCACAAGAAATTAAGCTTGTCAACATGCGGCACGCAACCGGTTTTCAATTAGGCTTCGATTCTCCCATCGGTCCGGTATCAGCCGCAGTAGGCAGAAGTTTTTATCTCCCTGCAAAAATAAAATCGCCGCTTTCCAAAGGTCCTTGGCTTCTCTACTTTTCAATCGGAATTGATATATGA
- a CDS encoding BatA domain-containing protein, whose amino-acid sequence MTFLNPLVLFGLIGAAIPLIIHLLNLRKLRTIEFSTLTFLKELQQTKIRRLKLKQILLLIIRTLMVILIVLAFSRPALRGTILGGIGAHSLSTVLIILDDSFSMMPQDEEGELFKQSKESALKILDLMKEGDEIYIIKLSNPESGELVPSNDIAMVKTAIRESQISQIRNPIEPALRLASKILSKSKNANKEIYIISDFQKTLFEHPDKLLNQTASLFDEDTKFFLIEVGKKEIQNVGIDSIIVLTKIFEKNKPVNLTAVIKNYGSIELKNVVASLYFDGVRVAQSSLDLGGMGTATANFSAVPKRTGFLKGYVELETDALEFDNRRFFTINVPEKISITFISNPDESRFVKLALTATATEYSNLLFEINEFLPSRFPVVDLKKTDVLVISNFTNISQSDVQRIKLFVEQRKGLILFAPENAQLQNFNGLLSALNIPLVESIGTANFTFKELDFDHPIFDGMFTKDKKEKERRLDSPEIYTFAKRPTGREGHSIISMSNGNPFLTEHKFGNGTVILYSISPKLSWSNFPLKGIFAPIIYRSVHYTAANEKLGESVIVGKEISIKLSGNKTASVKWKLIAPDASEEIISTLQKTGGGSDVLHLGKLIKSGIYELTPGASTEALLAVNVDKAESDLRKIPKEEMSGYFQRYNIQESNIVSITTNEKIQETVLATRFGVELWKYAVIFVLFLALLEMFIAYDRRKEK is encoded by the coding sequence ATGACTTTTTTAAATCCATTAGTTTTGTTCGGTTTAATCGGGGCTGCAATTCCTCTCATCATTCATTTACTAAATCTACGAAAACTCCGAACGATTGAATTCAGCACGCTGACTTTCTTAAAAGAACTTCAGCAAACTAAAATCCGCCGGCTTAAATTAAAGCAAATTTTACTTTTAATTATTCGTACGTTGATGGTGATTTTAATCGTATTAGCTTTTTCGCGTCCGGCGCTGCGAGGGACTATCTTAGGAGGTATCGGCGCACACTCGTTATCGACTGTGCTAATAATTTTAGACGACTCGTTCAGCATGATGCCGCAAGATGAAGAGGGGGAACTCTTCAAACAGTCGAAGGAATCAGCTTTAAAAATTTTGGATTTGATGAAAGAAGGCGATGAAATTTACATAATTAAACTATCAAATCCAGAATCGGGTGAGTTAGTCCCTTCGAACGATATTGCTATGGTAAAAACAGCGATTCGAGAGAGCCAAATTTCACAAATTCGAAATCCTATTGAACCGGCTCTCCGCCTTGCGTCAAAAATTTTGAGTAAATCGAAAAATGCAAACAAAGAAATTTACATCATCAGCGATTTTCAGAAAACACTATTCGAGCATCCGGATAAATTGTTAAATCAAACCGCTTCGCTATTTGACGAAGATACGAAATTCTTTTTAATCGAGGTTGGGAAGAAAGAAATTCAAAATGTTGGAATCGATTCCATAATTGTGCTAACCAAAATATTTGAAAAAAACAAACCGGTTAATCTTACAGCTGTAATTAAAAATTACGGCAGCATCGAATTAAAAAATGTTGTTGCAAGTTTATATTTCGACGGAGTGAGAGTTGCACAAAGCAGTCTCGACTTAGGTGGAATGGGCACTGCAACGGCTAATTTTTCGGCAGTACCAAAACGGACAGGTTTTTTAAAGGGATATGTTGAATTAGAGACCGATGCTTTAGAATTTGATAACAGAAGATTTTTTACAATCAATGTTCCTGAGAAAATTAGCATCACATTTATCTCGAATCCCGACGAGTCCCGATTTGTGAAGTTAGCTTTAACTGCAACTGCCACCGAATATTCTAATTTACTTTTCGAGATTAACGAATTTCTGCCCTCTCGCTTTCCGGTAGTAGATTTGAAAAAAACGGATGTTTTAGTTATATCGAATTTCACAAATATTTCACAATCGGATGTTCAACGTATCAAATTATTTGTTGAACAGAGAAAAGGGTTAATTTTATTTGCACCTGAAAATGCTCAATTACAGAATTTTAACGGACTGTTATCAGCTTTGAATATTCCATTAGTCGAAAGTATCGGAACGGCTAATTTTACATTCAAGGAATTGGATTTTGACCATCCGATTTTCGATGGCATGTTTACGAAGGATAAGAAAGAAAAAGAAAGACGACTCGATTCACCCGAAATTTATACATTTGCTAAACGCCCGACAGGCAGAGAGGGGCATTCGATTATCTCGATGAGTAATGGAAATCCATTCCTTACGGAACACAAGTTCGGTAACGGAACTGTAATATTATATTCCATTTCTCCAAAACTGTCCTGGTCGAATTTTCCACTTAAAGGAATTTTTGCGCCAATCATTTATCGTTCTGTGCATTATACTGCTGCCAACGAAAAGCTTGGTGAGTCTGTAATCGTCGGAAAAGAAATCAGCATAAAATTAAGCGGTAATAAAACTGCGTCCGTAAAATGGAAATTAATTGCCCCGGATGCGAGCGAAGAAATTATCAGCACGTTACAAAAAACAGGTGGCGGCAGCGATGTTTTGCACTTAGGGAAACTTATAAAATCGGGTATATACGAGTTAACACCCGGCGCCAGCACCGAAGCTTTGCTTGCTGTAAATGTTGATAAAGCAGAATCGGATTTGAGAAAGATTCCCAAAGAAGAAATGTCGGGATATTTTCAACGGTACAATATTCAGGAATCGAATATTGTTTCAATCACTACTAACGAGAAAATTCAGGAGACGGTATTGGCAACCCGATTTGGTGTGGAGCTTTGGAAATATGCTGTCATCTTCGTGTTATTCCTCGCACTTCTCGAAATGTTTATTGCTTACGATCGTAGAAAAGAAAAGTAA
- the hflX gene encoding GTPase HflX: MMNINFTSEKEKSIVVGIKLPSLTRQHVNDYLDELVLLADTAGSEVVHRIVQERVRIEASTFIGAGKAEEIAELVKEENINLVIFDDDLSRTQVRNLEKIINCKIVDRSGLILDIFASRAKSKEAMTQVELAQLQYTITRLTRMWTHLSKQYGGIGTKGPGETQIETDRRAIRKRIQLLKEKLTQIDKEREIQRKGRKDFTRIALIGYTNAGKSTLMNGLADADVFVEDRLFATLDTTVRIMQLPHSQKVLLSDTVGFIRKLPPNLIASFKSTLAEVVEADILLHVVDVSHPLFEEHIQTVISTIEELEAESKTTILVFNKIDALIDRTILNELTKKFVGSIAVSALRGINIPALKEKLFSYVSEEFIERVVETDHLNYKVISKLHDIGEILEKKFGNKKVSIKIRFNKKRLGDFEKLLAKIKS; the protein is encoded by the coding sequence ATGATGAACATAAATTTTACCAGCGAAAAAGAAAAATCGATAGTGGTAGGTATTAAACTTCCAAGTCTAACGCGTCAGCATGTTAATGATTACTTGGATGAACTTGTTCTACTCGCCGATACGGCGGGCAGCGAGGTTGTGCACCGTATAGTGCAGGAGCGGGTTAGAATTGAAGCATCGACTTTTATCGGAGCAGGAAAGGCAGAGGAGATTGCAGAATTAGTTAAAGAGGAGAATATTAATTTAGTGATTTTCGACGACGACCTTTCGCGAACACAGGTTCGGAATCTTGAAAAAATTATTAACTGTAAAATTGTTGATAGAAGCGGTTTGATACTTGATATTTTTGCTTCGAGGGCGAAGTCGAAAGAAGCGATGACACAAGTTGAGTTAGCCCAATTGCAATACACCATCACACGGTTAACACGAATGTGGACTCACCTCTCGAAACAATACGGAGGCATAGGCACTAAAGGTCCCGGTGAAACCCAAATCGAAACCGACCGTCGTGCAATACGTAAGAGGATACAATTATTAAAAGAAAAACTTACTCAAATTGATAAAGAGCGTGAAATACAACGGAAAGGCAGAAAAGATTTTACACGTATCGCACTTATCGGTTACACGAATGCAGGAAAATCGACTTTGATGAATGGACTCGCTGATGCAGATGTGTTTGTTGAAGACAGGTTGTTTGCAACACTCGATACTACTGTTCGCATAATGCAGCTTCCTCATTCTCAAAAAGTTTTACTTTCCGATACTGTTGGTTTTATACGGAAGCTGCCTCCCAACCTGATTGCTTCGTTCAAAAGTACGCTTGCTGAAGTTGTTGAAGCTGATATTCTTCTACATGTAGTGGATGTGAGCCATCCCCTTTTTGAAGAGCATATACAAACAGTAATCTCTACTATCGAAGAGTTAGAAGCGGAATCAAAAACAACAATTTTGGTTTTTAATAAAATTGATGCCCTTATCGATCGAACAATTTTGAATGAGTTAACCAAAAAGTTCGTCGGTTCAATTGCTGTTTCCGCATTAAGAGGAATTAATATTCCGGCGCTGAAAGAAAAATTGTTCAGTTATGTATCAGAAGAATTTATTGAACGGGTTGTCGAAACTGATCATTTAAATTATAAAGTCATCTCTAAACTTCACGATATCGGTGAAATATTAGAAAAGAAGTTTGGTAATAAAAAAGTTTCAATCAAAATACGGTTCAATAAAAAGCGTTTGGGCGACTTCGAAAAACTACTTGCAAAAATAAAATCATAA